A stretch of Xenopus laevis strain J_2021 chromosome 8S, Xenopus_laevis_v10.1, whole genome shotgun sequence DNA encodes these proteins:
- the bglap.S gene encoding osteocalcin precursor (The RefSeq protein has 1 substitution compared to this genomic sequence), which produces MKLAILTVLLLGAAVLCLGSKDADHSNSVGESHSSEAFISRQESASFARLKRSYGNNVGQGAAVGSPLESQREVCELNPDCDELADHIGFQEAYRRFYGPV; this is translated from the exons ATGAAGCTAGCAATCCTTACTGTCCTACTACTGGGGGCGGCAGTGCTGTGTCTGGGCAGCAAAG ATGTCGATCATTCTAACAGTGTGGGGGAGTCTCACAGCTCCGAAG CTTTTATCTCCAGACAAGAATCTGCCAGTTTTGCGAGACTCAAGCGCAGTTACGGGAATAATGT AGGCCAAGGTGCAGCCGTGGGGTCCCCCCTGGAGTCCCAGCGAGAGGTGTGTGAGCTGAACCCCGACTGTGATGAACTTGCAGACCACATCGGATTCCAAGAGGCCTACAGACGCTTTTACGGACCGGTCTAA